The following are encoded in a window of Salmo trutta chromosome 27, fSalTru1.1, whole genome shotgun sequence genomic DNA:
- the LOC115164775 gene encoding RNA exonuclease 1 homolog isoform X3, which translates to MLSSIGFFAEIDCPFFRRDHCKRPHCLYKHDKDERGMFDNTLYGSPVTAAGVWKTHSTSINGVPQVNEAKDPCLLELERINKEIETVKNEVEKEQRRLSRYQTVQVDSERTGSKKVLIAKSETPGKDLNGNSVKSSHRQSTTVNSPARRKYVVDNSKPRTDLEYDPLSNFSASLRSSGCSEYKPGNEQKVRSGQGVKRTRESVCKEDQTKPPSQEFTASPASSNKLVDDSEEEGVLIIDIPPLESDRKKCRAQKPCKITTNQSQEIKEEVHPVFVPTVAHAPLSIPLPVSTPGPEVVEVLSPPAVSEIVKDDHLNTYGLSSVSASRENEGEPSAESVFDDLSKCLENLRSESERIVYYQEAESTAQSNCGPEPVSLKMSLSSLQTRHHNEPVKTDVNLLMAEPGLLERELAYNCVENSNHLQPNEVSYGHISSLPHVLVPPSVSSPHKLPIETQRSEQPVAQSSAQSYWSPVQSVSSVPCLQKIPGQTPGLDFALPSPVPVANFVEQAATTVGFPQCQLLYGPTTSGTNEVELQSAPFEQPTVEAMNEHIVIDSSSEELEYSELSDSDTMEECYRIFMEEANKGEEGSTDQACTPVGAVDVETPGLAVKPKPLPGPRKRVAHVSRYNEPPVGKSKAQVIVPFRGGAPQLSNPSKIQQLQQRASVLSAALKGGQAFISSNSQRKMVMLPSPAHQASHQATHHPVQYLIHQPTHQTTMQNSCVNVIPVGTAIQVGNNLHFILPEGSYTLPITSANSPVTLVHTPVHTPVTPVPVQPQPTAYIPAKPIPTKRKAKMRPEVSAKVPHDVRQRYVNLFVEEFLKTSVTVQDAFEKALAEEKTVYDRSINKLKYLSVAVNALKRLKNQSSVSVKAGNETYVQLSKGNIPLNEKALWANGDVALYDSLKEHILSEEILTENNYPLQHPEKSGSAVLYREDYKKGITDPLKRICCRCGATYSVNQVGKHTRKEECNYHYGKGVEKKVPGGVETRYSCCEGVAGCPGCQVFKLHVHDAVSLDGFVSTLPRPASDKGCPGVFSVDCEMCYTTQGLELARVTVVNSSLQVIYDTFVRPDNDVIDYNTRFSGINEADVKGTSSSIRDVQETLLSFVSAETILIGYGLESDLCALKLLHGTVVDTSVSFPHRLGLPHKMTLHNLTADYLRRIIQESVGGHDSAEDAVACMELMLWKVKEDGKTKRW; encoded by the exons ATGTTGTCTTCCATTGGGTTCTTCGCTGAAATAGACTGTCCATTTTTCAGACGTGACCACTGTAAGCGGCCCCACTGTCTGTACAAGCATGACAAAGACGAGCGAGGAATGTTTGACAACACCCTGTATGGGTCACCGGTAACAGCAGCAG GTGTTTGGAAAACTCATTCCACTTCCATCAATGGAGTCCCACAGGTCAATGAAGCCAAAGACCCTTGCCTTTTGGAGTTGGAGAGGATCAACAAAGAAATTGAGACTGTGAAGAATGAGGTTGAGAAGGAGCAAAGGAGATTATCTCGTTACCAAACTGTGCAGGTGGACAGTGAAAGAACAGGGTCCAAGAAAGTCTTGATTGCCAAATCTGAAACACCAGGTAAAGATCTGAATGGAAATAGCGTAAAGTCTTCACACAGGCAGTCAACTACAGTCAATTCTCCCGCCCGGAGGAAGTATGTGGTTGACAACTCCAAACCCAGGACTGATTTGGAATACGACCCCTTGTCCAACTTCTCAGCTTCTTTGCGATCTAGTGGTTGTTCTGAGTACAAACCAGGTAATGAGCAGAAAGTGAGAAGTGGGCAAGGTGTGAAGAGGACTAGAGAGAGTGTTTGTAAGGAGGACCAAACTAAGCCACCTTCTCAAGAGTTCACTGCCTCACCAGCTAGTAGTAACAAGCTAGTTGATGACTCTGAAGAAGAAGGGGTCCTCATCATTGATATTCCACCTCTGGAAAGCGATAGAAAGAAGTGTCGGGCTCAGAAGCCCTGTAAGATCACCACAAACCAATCACAGGAAATCAAAGAGGAAGTCCACCCTGTTTTTGTTCCTACTGTGGCTCATGCTCCACTTAGTATTCCACTTCCTGTGTCCACTCCTGGTCCTGAAGTAGTCGAAGTCCTATCCCCACCTGCAGTGTCTGAGATTGTGAAAGATGATCACCTCAACACTTATGGCCTATCTAGTGTTTCCGCTAGTCGGGAAAATGAAGGTGAACCCAGTGCTGAGAGTGTATTCGATGACTTGTCCAAATGCTTGGAAAACCTGAGGAGTGAAAGTGAGAGAATAGTTTATTACCAAGAGGCTGAATCCACTGCGCAAAGCAACTGTGGCCCAGAACCTGTGTCTCTCAAAATGAGTCTATCATCCTTACAGACACGTCACCATAATGAGCCAGTTAAGACTGATGTCAACTTACTGATGGCAGAGCCTGGATTGCTTGAACGTGAGCTTGCCTACAACTGTGTTGAGAACAGTAACCATCTTCAACCCAATGAAGTCTCATATGGACATATATCTTCACTACCTCATGTTTtagtccctccctctgtctcctccccccATAAACTCCCCATTGAGACCCAGAGAAGTGAGCAGCCAGTAGCACAGAGCTCTGCTCAGAGTTACTGGTCACCTGTACAAAGCGTATCATCAGTGCCATGTCTGCAGAAAATACCAGGCCAAACACCAGGGCTTGATTTTGCCCTGCCTAGTCCAGTTCCGGTAGCAAACTTTGTAGAGCAAGCGGCCACTACTGTGGGTTTCCCCCAATGCCAGCTGTTATATGGGCCAACTACGTCAGGGACTAATGAAGTAGAATTACAATCTGCTCCTTTTGAGCAGCCTACTGTGGAAGCAATGAATGAACACATTGTTATTGATTCAAGTTCTGAGGAGCTCGAGTATTCAGAGTTATCTGATAGTGACACAATGGAGGAATGCTATCGAATCTTCATGGAGGAAGCCAACAAGGGTGAAGAGGGATCGACAGACCAGGCTTGTACACCT GTAGGAGCTGTGGATGTGGAGACACCAGGGTTAGCAGTGAAACCCAAACCGTTGCCAGGACCCAGGAAGAGGGTGGCCCATGTGTCCAGATATAATGAG CCACCGGTGGGCAAAAGCAAAGCCCAGGTCATCGTTCCTTTCCGAGGAGGAGCCCCCCAGTTGTCCAACCCCTCTAAGATCCAGCAGCTGCAGCAGAGGGCCTCCGTTTTGTCCGCTGCTCTGAAAGGAGGCCAGGCATTCATCTCCTCCAACTCACAGAGAAAAATGGTGATGCTGCCTTCTCCTGCTCATCAGGCCAGTCATCAGGCCACCCACCATCCAGTTCAATACCTCATTCACCAGCCAACTCACCAAACTACTATGCAAAACT CCTGTGTGAACGTCATACCTGTGGGAACAGCCATCCAGGTGGGCAACAACCTGCACTTCATCCTCCCAGAGGGAAGCTACACTCTGCCCATCACTTCAGCTAATTCTCCAGTCACTCTGGTCCATACCCCGGTCCATACTCCAGTTACCCCTGTTCCTGTACAACCTCAGCCTACTGCCTATATCCCTGCTAAG CCCATTCCTACCAAACGTAAAGCCAAGATGCGTCCTGAGGTCAGCGCCAAAGTCCCACATGACGTACGGCAGCGCTATGTAAACCTGTTTGTAGAGGAATTCCTCAAAACGTCTGTCACTGTACAAGATGCTTTTGAAAAG GCTCTTGCTGAGGAGAAGACTGTGTATGATCGCAGCATCAACAAACTCAAGTATCTGAGTGTTGCAGTGAATGCACTGAAGAGGCTGAAGAACCAGAGCTCCGTCTCTGTCAAAG CTGGAAATGAAACTTATGTCCAGCTATCCAAAGGAAATATTCCACTCAATGAAAAAGCACTTTGGGCAAATG GAGATGTTGCATTGTATGACAGTTTGAAGGAGCACATTCTGTCAGAGGAGATATTGACGGAGAATAACTATCCTCTTCAGCACCCAGAGAAATCTGGCAGTGCCGTACTGTACCGTGAAGACTATAAAAAGGGAATCACTGATC CTTTGAAGAGGATTTGCTGTCGGTGTGGTGCCACTTACTCTGTGAACCAAGTGGGAAAGCACACTCGCAAGGAGGAGTGCAACTACCACTATGGGAAAGGAGTTGAGAAGAAGG TTCCAGGTGGAGTGGAAACACGCTACAGCTGCTGTGAAGGTGTGGCTGGGTGCCCTGGATGCCAAGTCTTCAAG CTGCATGTCCATGATGCAGTTAGCCTGGATGGCTTTGTCAGTACCCTTCCTAGGCCTGCCTCTGACAAGGGATGCCCGGGTGTGTTCTCAGTCGACTGTGAAATG TGCTATACCACTCAAGGTCTGGAGCTGGCCAGAGTGACTGTTGTCAACTCCAGTTTGCAGGTCATCTATGACACCTTTGTGAGACCTGATAATGATGTCATTGACTACAACACCAG GTTTTCAGGCATCAA